One genomic segment of Thermovibrio guaymasensis includes these proteins:
- a CDS encoding isoprenyl transferase gives MEVKNVPVHVGIIMDGNGRWAQMRGLPRIEGHKAGAQTTEKIVVAARKTGIKYLSLFAFSTENWKRPKEEVEFLFHLMYEYVKSKLPLFLENNVRFRAMGRLWKLPPYLQEAFSSVEEKTSHCTGMTTVFAVNYGGKQEILDAVNRAIKDGHREITEAVLRRYLYIPELPDLDLLIRTSGELRISNFLLWQSAYTELWFTDTLWPDFTEEEFMRALLDYSKRERRFGGVK, from the coding sequence ATGGAAGTAAAGAACGTTCCGGTTCACGTTGGAATAATTATGGATGGAAATGGCCGTTGGGCTCAAATGAGAGGTTTACCCAGAATTGAGGGCCACAAAGCTGGAGCCCAGACTACTGAGAAGATCGTCGTAGCAGCGAGAAAAACTGGAATTAAGTACCTCTCCCTCTTTGCCTTTTCAACTGAGAACTGGAAGAGGCCTAAAGAGGAAGTTGAGTTCCTTTTTCACCTTATGTACGAGTATGTTAAAAGTAAACTTCCCCTCTTCCTTGAGAATAACGTAAGGTTTAGGGCTATGGGAAGGCTCTGGAAGCTCCCTCCTTACCTTCAAGAGGCTTTTTCCAGCGTAGAGGAGAAAACCTCCCACTGTACCGGAATGACCACCGTTTTTGCAGTCAACTACGGAGGCAAACAGGAGATTTTGGACGCAGTTAACAGAGCTATAAAAGATGGCCATAGGGAGATAACCGAAGCCGTTTTAAGGAGGTACCTTTACATTCCTGAGCTTCCAGACCTTGACCTATTAATTAGAACCAGCGGGGAGCTCCGAATTTCAAACTTCCTCCTGTGGCAGTCTGCATATACGGAGCTCTGGTTTACCGATACCCTCTGGCCAGACTTTACCGAGGAGGAGTTCATGAGGGCCCTCCTTGATTACTCTAAGAGGGAGAGGAGGTTTGGCGGAGTAAAATGA
- a CDS encoding phosphatidate cytidylyltransferase — protein MKERIVGALIVLIYALLMYLLPYNYYYSLVYLLGVFMVVELFKMASLEKLLTWAVLLFSLAFFVAVNLPLVLSLLSKVFSSFSLIFYSGTFLSYLLILLPALLSLTLLLFSLLSYGEVKTSFFPTLFFLIYITFGTVALAKLTKPYFLLLLSIVWSTDTFAYLVGKYFGKRRITPKVSPKKTLEGSVGGSLAGALLSLLIGSELGLLEPSLESLFILFFLTVVSQLGDLLESALKRLFGVKDSGNIIPGHGGVLDRLDSTLAVSPFLFVIGGLS, from the coding sequence ATGAAAGAAAGGATAGTTGGAGCTCTTATCGTTCTAATTTATGCTCTCCTCATGTACTTACTTCCCTACAACTACTACTACTCCCTCGTTTACCTGCTGGGAGTTTTTATGGTGGTCGAGCTCTTTAAAATGGCCTCCCTTGAAAAGCTCTTGACCTGGGCAGTTCTCCTATTCTCACTTGCCTTCTTTGTGGCTGTAAACCTTCCACTTGTTTTATCCCTCCTATCAAAAGTCTTCTCAAGTTTCTCCCTTATCTTTTACAGCGGAACTTTTCTCTCTTACCTTCTTATTCTCCTACCGGCCCTACTCTCCCTTACTCTCCTCCTTTTCTCTCTCCTTTCTTACGGTGAGGTTAAAACTTCCTTCTTTCCGACCCTTTTCTTCCTCATCTATATAACCTTTGGAACCGTTGCCCTTGCTAAGTTAACTAAACCCTACTTCCTCCTTCTACTGTCAATTGTCTGGAGTACAGATACTTTTGCCTACTTAGTCGGTAAGTACTTTGGGAAGAGGAGGATTACTCCGAAAGTTAGCCCTAAAAAGACCCTTGAGGGCTCTGTTGGAGGAAGTCTTGCAGGAGCTCTCCTATCCCTTCTCATAGGTTCAGAGCTGGGCCTTCTGGAACCTTCTCTAGAGAGTTTATTCATTTTGTTTTTCCTTACCGTTGTATCCCAGCTCGGAGACCTACTTGAGAGCGCACTAAAGAGGCTATTTGGTGTAAAGGATTCTGGTAATATAATACCCGGCCATGGCGGGGTCCTTGATAGACTTGACAGTACTCTTGCTGTTTCCCCATTCCTCTTTGTTATTGGAGGCCTTTCATGA
- a CDS encoding biotin--[acetyl-CoA-carboxylase] ligase, translating into MKILYFEELPSTNDYLKSVPFEPFLGVVALSQTAGRGRRGKSWLSEREKGLYFSLLFPPLKENLTLAGLAFGYATYLALKELSPDFYLKWPNDVYINGKKVAGVLPEILKDRLIVGVGINLLYAEEELSSLSVPATSLKAQGIEFNYDLLVSNLYNQLVEHYHLLDRGFFKVDEFEKACPLVGSPVKVIEGEKVYNAFALGVDREGALIVETSEGIKRLFSAEVSVREVR; encoded by the coding sequence TTGAAAATCCTTTACTTTGAAGAGCTCCCTTCAACCAACGACTACCTTAAATCTGTTCCATTTGAACCTTTCCTGGGAGTAGTTGCCCTATCTCAGACTGCAGGAAGGGGTAGAAGGGGAAAGAGTTGGCTTTCAGAAAGGGAAAAGGGGCTCTACTTTTCACTTCTCTTTCCTCCCCTAAAGGAAAACCTAACCTTGGCTGGTCTAGCCTTTGGCTATGCAACCTACTTGGCCTTAAAGGAACTCTCTCCCGACTTTTACTTAAAGTGGCCTAACGATGTCTACATAAACGGAAAGAAAGTTGCCGGAGTTTTACCGGAGATCTTAAAGGACCGTCTGATAGTCGGAGTTGGAATAAACCTCCTCTACGCGGAAGAAGAGCTTTCCTCACTTTCCGTTCCGGCAACGTCACTCAAAGCTCAAGGTATAGAGTTTAATTACGACCTTTTAGTTTCAAACCTATATAACCAATTAGTTGAACACTACCACCTTCTAGATAGAGGTTTTTTTAAAGTTGATGAATTTGAAAAAGCGTGTCCTTTAGTAGGCTCTCCCGTAAAAGTAATTGAGGGTGAAAAAGTTTATAATGCTTTTGCCTTAGGTGTAGATAGGGAAGGAGCCTTGATCGTTGAGACTTCAGAAGGTATAAAGAGGCTCTTCTCGGCAGAGGTTTCCGTAAGAGAGGTAAGATGA
- the hypE gene encoding hydrogenase expression/formation protein HypE, whose product MKKVEIGHGSGGKLTKELVENLFLKYFSSPALHKLSDSTYAPGFNKLAITTDSYVVQPLFFPGGNIGKLAVSGTVNDLTVGGALPKYLTAGFIIEEGFPLEELEKIVSTMAETAKEAGVEIVAGDTKVVEKGKCDGVYINTAGVGQVVRELSPKLIKPGDKVIVTGTIGDHGIAISLAREEFELETTLESDCAPLNSLLVSLFELPGLRFMRDPTRGGLATVLVEVCESAGLGALLYEEKIPVREDVKFVCDMLGYDPLYLANEGKAVVIVSPEDSQRALEILRSHPLGKNAQLIGEITQDPHVLLKTEVGGMRRLELLEEDSLPRIC is encoded by the coding sequence ATGAAGAAGGTAGAAATTGGGCACGGAAGCGGAGGTAAGCTTACAAAGGAGCTGGTAGAGAACCTATTCCTTAAATACTTTAGTTCTCCTGCCCTTCATAAGCTTTCCGACTCTACTTATGCTCCTGGATTTAATAAGTTGGCCATTACTACGGACAGTTACGTCGTTCAGCCCCTTTTCTTCCCCGGTGGAAACATTGGAAAGCTTGCAGTGAGCGGAACCGTTAACGACCTTACTGTTGGCGGAGCTCTTCCCAAATACCTAACTGCTGGTTTTATTATTGAAGAAGGTTTTCCATTAGAAGAGCTTGAGAAGATAGTTTCTACCATGGCTGAGACTGCTAAAGAAGCCGGAGTTGAAATTGTTGCAGGTGATACTAAAGTCGTTGAAAAGGGAAAGTGTGACGGAGTTTATATAAACACTGCTGGGGTTGGTCAGGTTGTTAGGGAACTTTCCCCGAAACTTATAAAGCCTGGGGATAAGGTAATAGTTACTGGAACTATTGGGGACCATGGAATAGCAATATCCCTTGCAAGGGAAGAGTTTGAGCTTGAAACGACACTTGAGAGCGACTGCGCTCCTCTTAACTCTCTCCTAGTTTCCCTCTTTGAACTTCCCGGCTTGAGATTTATGAGGGATCCAACCAGGGGAGGGCTTGCCACTGTTTTAGTTGAGGTCTGTGAGTCTGCCGGGCTTGGAGCTCTTTTGTACGAGGAGAAGATTCCCGTTAGGGAAGACGTTAAGTTCGTATGCGACATGCTCGGTTACGATCCTCTCTACCTTGCAAATGAAGGCAAGGCTGTTGTAATAGTTTCTCCTGAAGATTCACAGAGGGCCCTTGAAATTCTCCGTTCCCATCCCCTTGGTAAGAATGCACAGTTAATAGGAGAGATTACTCAAGATCCTCACGTTTTACTTAAAACGGAAGTTGGAGGGATGAGGAGGTTGGAGCTCCTTGAGGAAGATTCCCTTCCAAGGATCTGTTAA
- the prmC gene encoding peptide chain release factor N(5)-glutamine methyltransferase, which translates to MKWTIGALLKRATEILRERGSRSPRLDAELLLSYSLGFKSRVELYTNFDRPLTEEEVENYRKLIVRRAKGEPVAYITGRKEFFGFSFKVERGVLIPRSETELLVEVVYERVKDKEGLKIIDVGTGSGCIAISLCKLTKNKHEIIGVDISEKALKVAKENAENLSCPVEFKKSNLLKEINEKVDVVVSNPPYISFDDKRVDREVVKFEPAVALFAGKTGFEVIESLIKEAREKLKPGGFIALEFGEGQGERVKELLEERGFKGVKIFKDLSGIDRVALGVKEDV; encoded by the coding sequence ATGAAGTGGACCATCGGAGCATTACTAAAGAGAGCTACGGAGATTTTAAGAGAGAGGGGAAGTAGGAGTCCTAGGCTAGATGCAGAACTCCTATTAAGTTACTCCCTCGGTTTTAAAAGCAGAGTAGAACTTTACACAAATTTTGATAGGCCCTTAACTGAAGAAGAAGTAGAGAATTACAGGAAGTTAATTGTAAGGAGGGCAAAGGGAGAGCCTGTAGCTTATATAACTGGAAGAAAGGAGTTCTTCGGTTTCAGTTTTAAAGTCGAAAGGGGAGTTTTGATACCTAGGTCTGAAACAGAACTTTTAGTTGAGGTTGTTTACGAAAGAGTTAAAGATAAGGAAGGTTTAAAGATCATTGACGTAGGAACAGGAAGTGGCTGTATAGCTATTTCTCTCTGTAAATTAACGAAGAACAAACATGAAATTATAGGTGTTGACATATCTGAAAAAGCGCTGAAAGTAGCAAAGGAGAATGCTGAAAACTTAAGCTGTCCGGTTGAATTTAAAAAGAGCAACCTATTAAAGGAAATTAACGAGAAAGTTGATGTGGTAGTTTCAAACCCTCCATACATATCGTTTGACGACAAGAGAGTAGATAGGGAAGTTGTAAAGTTTGAACCTGCAGTTGCCCTCTTTGCAGGTAAAACCGGTTTTGAAGTAATAGAAAGTTTAATAAAAGAGGCCAGAGAAAAGCTTAAACCAGGCGGATTTATAGCGCTTGAATTTGGAGAAGGACAGGGCGAAAGGGTAAAGGAACTGCTTGAGGAAAGAGGTTTTAAAGGAGTTAAAATTTTCAAGGACTTATCCGGTATTGATAGAGTCGCATTAGGAGTAAAAGAAGATGTATAA
- a CDS encoding methylenetetrahydrofolate reductase, with amino-acid sequence MEFREKLESGQFLITVEVAPPRGVSWEETISALKPLKGKVDAFNVTDCQRSMVRMSALSMAKLLLDSGYEPILQLTCRDRNRIALQSDLLGAWTLGIRNLCLMTGDFTTLGDQPDAKPVFDVDSVQLIEIAEKLNSGRLLNGKELNGKTSFLIGAVHNPFAGPEFLQTLKLKKKIEAGARFVQTQPVYELKIAEEVHSLISSLGAVPLIGLLPIKSLKMANFMKRLNPTSIPPSLIDGLERAKDPVLYGWEYTLDLARAVSEFGAGVHFMLVGKVRELADFIDELRNNRREGP; translated from the coding sequence TTGGAGTTTAGAGAGAAATTAGAGTCTGGGCAGTTTCTCATAACCGTTGAAGTGGCACCTCCGAGGGGAGTTAGCTGGGAGGAGACTATCTCAGCCCTTAAACCTTTAAAGGGAAAGGTAGATGCCTTTAACGTTACAGACTGTCAGCGTTCAATGGTTAGAATGTCTGCGCTGTCAATGGCTAAGCTCCTGCTTGACTCTGGATATGAGCCTATTCTACAGCTAACCTGTAGGGATAGGAACAGAATTGCCCTTCAATCTGACCTTCTGGGGGCCTGGACCTTAGGTATAAGAAACCTTTGTCTTATGACTGGAGACTTTACTACGCTGGGCGATCAGCCCGACGCAAAGCCAGTTTTTGACGTTGATTCGGTTCAGCTGATAGAGATTGCAGAGAAACTAAACTCTGGAAGGCTTCTAAATGGAAAGGAGCTAAACGGTAAGACCTCCTTTCTCATAGGAGCAGTTCACAATCCTTTTGCAGGTCCTGAGTTCCTTCAAACGTTGAAACTTAAGAAGAAAATAGAGGCTGGGGCACGCTTTGTACAGACCCAGCCGGTGTACGAGTTGAAAATAGCTGAGGAGGTCCACAGCCTCATTTCCTCCCTTGGAGCAGTTCCCCTAATAGGGCTACTTCCTATTAAGAGCCTTAAGATGGCAAACTTCATGAAGAGGCTCAATCCTACTTCAATTCCGCCTTCTCTCATTGATGGCCTTGAGAGGGCTAAAGATCCTGTCCTGTACGGTTGGGAATATACCCTGGATCTTGCCAGGGCTGTTTCAGAGTTTGGAGCTGGCGTTCACTTCATGCTTGTTGGTAAAGTTAGGGAGCTTGCAGACTTTATTGACGAGCTGAGGAATAACAGGAGAGAAGGGCCTTAA
- a CDS encoding ABC transporter permease yields the protein MVEPIEVLRILLVSYSFVLAVVLLDRKFSIGIWKELLISSVLSLIQLILIGFVILFFLKLKHPIYNFIFVLFFYFNASLIALKRFNLPLPKYRAFLVIFFSISTLSSLTLFLLYFGGVLHLKATSLIPLAGIVTAAGMRSLSLSFKYYSTRLQDLEDIILGMAALGAPNFEIFKFIFRQLIDDVTTPVRDMFRSVGIVHIPGVMVGLLLAGAFPLKAALVQFAVLSTMVFQFTFTPTLALFLLVLSFGVKIPNRS from the coding sequence ATGGTTGAACCGATAGAAGTCCTAAGAATTCTCCTTGTTTCATACTCCTTCGTTCTGGCGGTGGTTCTCCTTGATAGGAAGTTTTCCATAGGAATTTGGAAAGAGCTACTCATCTCTTCCGTTCTTTCCCTCATCCAACTTATTTTGATTGGATTTGTAATTCTCTTCTTCTTAAAGCTTAAGCATCCTATCTATAACTTCATCTTCGTTCTCTTCTTCTACTTTAACGCCTCTTTGATTGCCCTTAAGAGGTTTAACCTTCCACTTCCAAAGTATAGAGCTTTTCTCGTTATCTTTTTCTCTATCTCTACTCTCTCTAGTTTAACCCTCTTCCTCCTTTACTTTGGAGGGGTTCTACACTTGAAGGCCACTTCACTAATTCCTCTTGCCGGAATAGTTACTGCTGCAGGAATGAGGAGCCTCTCCCTTTCCTTTAAGTACTACTCTACTCGCTTACAGGATTTGGAGGATATTATCCTGGGAATGGCTGCTTTGGGAGCTCCGAATTTTGAAATTTTTAAGTTTATTTTCCGCCAGCTCATTGATGACGTAACGACCCCTGTGAGGGATATGTTCCGCTCCGTTGGTATAGTCCACATTCCGGGAGTTATGGTCGGTCTTCTCCTTGCTGGAGCCTTTCCCTTAAAGGCAGCCCTCGTTCAGTTTGCAGTTCTCAGCACTATGGTCTTTCAGTTTACATTTACTCCAACCCTTGCCCTGTTTCTCCTGGTTCTTTCCTTTGGAGTTAAAATTCCTAACAGGAGTTGA
- the purU gene encoding formyltetrahydrofolate deformylase → MGRTAILLISCPDTKGILAEVTGFIARNGGNIIHADQHIDFQKKIFFMRIEWELSDFKIPDSQIGDAFSPIAQKFKMEWELHFSDEVKRVAIFVSKHDHCLYELLYRFKAGDFPGGDLRLVISNHLDLKELVERFGVPFYHFPVSRENKQEVEKKELELLKEEGIDLIILARYMQILSDQFVNQYRNRIINIHHSFLPAFVGAKPYHRAYERGVKIIGATSHYVTEELDQGPIIEQDVVRVSHRDSVEDMIRKGRDLEKLVLARAVKWHLENKILVYDNKTVIFD, encoded by the coding sequence ATGGGTAGAACGGCAATTCTTTTGATCTCCTGTCCAGATACAAAGGGGATTCTCGCAGAGGTAACAGGGTTCATAGCTAGGAACGGCGGAAACATAATCCATGCCGATCAACATATAGACTTTCAGAAGAAAATCTTCTTCATGAGGATTGAGTGGGAGCTCTCAGACTTCAAAATTCCCGACTCCCAAATAGGGGATGCCTTCTCTCCGATTGCCCAGAAGTTTAAAATGGAGTGGGAGCTCCACTTTAGCGATGAAGTTAAAAGGGTTGCTATCTTTGTCTCAAAACACGATCACTGTCTCTACGAACTCCTCTACCGTTTTAAGGCTGGGGACTTTCCTGGAGGTGATTTAAGGCTGGTTATCAGCAACCACCTTGACCTTAAAGAGTTGGTTGAGCGTTTTGGGGTTCCCTTTTACCACTTTCCAGTGAGTAGGGAGAATAAACAGGAGGTTGAGAAAAAGGAACTGGAGCTCTTAAAGGAAGAAGGTATAGACTTAATCATTCTTGCCCGCTACATGCAGATTTTGAGCGATCAGTTTGTTAACCAGTACAGGAACAGGATAATAAACATTCACCACTCATTCCTTCCTGCCTTTGTAGGAGCGAAGCCCTACCACAGGGCTTACGAGAGAGGAGTAAAGATAATTGGGGCAACGAGCCACTACGTTACAGAGGAACTTGACCAGGGACCTATAATTGAACAGGACGTTGTTCGGGTAAGCCACAGGGATAGCGTTGAGGATATGATTAGAAAGGGCAGGGACCTTGAAAAGCTAGTCCTTGCCAGAGCTGTAAAGTGGCACCTTGAGAACAAGATTCTCGTTTACGACAACAAAACTGTTATCTTTGACTAA
- a CDS encoding methylenetetrahydrofolate reductase C-terminal domain-containing protein yields the protein MVTVRLKPVEEIVKSLKPYRKVFVIGCQLGSGRCKNGGLREAFKVAGYLELHGFKISGVKSPGGTCILERLDSSDRSLIKEAESSSDAILSLACGAGTQLIAENVSIPVVTGVNTLFIGVERERKYFDEYCIACGECVISETGGICPVARCPKSLVNGPCGGAIAGKCEVDPSIPCIWYRIENRLRELCSLETLKKRVPLKDYRASVYPRRLVLED from the coding sequence ATGGTAACAGTTAGGCTGAAACCTGTAGAGGAGATAGTAAAGTCCTTGAAGCCTTACCGGAAAGTGTTTGTTATAGGCTGTCAGCTTGGTTCTGGGAGGTGTAAAAACGGCGGTTTAAGGGAAGCCTTTAAGGTTGCCGGTTACCTTGAACTTCACGGCTTTAAGATAAGTGGGGTTAAGAGTCCCGGCGGAACATGTATTCTTGAGAGGTTGGATTCCTCAGATAGGAGTTTGATTAAGGAGGCTGAAAGTTCCTCAGATGCAATTCTCTCCTTGGCATGTGGGGCCGGTACACAGCTTATTGCTGAAAACGTTTCTATTCCTGTTGTCACAGGAGTTAACACTCTCTTCATAGGGGTTGAGAGGGAGAGGAAGTACTTTGATGAGTACTGTATAGCCTGCGGTGAGTGTGTAATCTCTGAAACCGGCGGGATCTGTCCCGTTGCAAGGTGTCCTAAGTCCCTCGTAAACGGTCCCTGCGGTGGGGCTATAGCCGGTAAGTGTGAAGTTGACCCTTCAATTCCCTGTATCTGGTACAGGATAGAGAATAGGTTGAGAGAGCTCTGTTCTTTAGAGACCCTTAAAAAGAGAGTCCCCCTTAAAGATTACAGGGCTTCAGTTTATCCGAGAAGGTTAGTTCTGGAGGATTGA
- the murA gene encoding UDP-N-acetylglucosamine 1-carboxyvinyltransferase: MYKFVIKGGKELKGKVKVSGSKNASLPILFSSILSGELEVENVPQLKDVDTTCKILSYMGLNVERKDNRVRIYGEVERKEAPYELVKMMRASILALGPLVARYRKAVVSLPGGCAIGLRPVDLHLKGLERLGARIEVKHGYVIAEAPKGLKGNEITFDFPTVGGTENVMMAATLAKGKTVIRNAAKEPEIVDLARALKAMGVKIEGEGTDTIEVVGQEELHPATYRVMADRIEAGTFVAAVGAVGGEVEIEEFPYESLTAVIEKFLESGLSIEKLSDRKVKVKKTGSLKGTDVTTAPYPGFPTDMQAQFMAAMCLAEGVSVIKETIFENRFMHALELKRLGADLKIDGNTVVVKGVKKLSGAKVTATDLRASASLVIAGLAAENTTEVYRIYHLDRGYERMEEKLKALGAEIERVKSELKY, translated from the coding sequence ATGTATAAATTCGTAATAAAAGGTGGTAAAGAACTAAAAGGGAAAGTTAAAGTTTCAGGTTCTAAAAACGCTAGCCTTCCAATACTATTTTCATCCATTTTGAGCGGAGAGCTTGAAGTAGAGAACGTTCCGCAGCTCAAAGATGTTGATACCACCTGTAAAATCCTTTCTTACATGGGCCTTAATGTTGAAAGGAAGGACAATAGAGTAAGGATTTACGGAGAAGTAGAGAGAAAAGAGGCCCCCTACGAGCTTGTAAAGATGATGAGGGCCTCCATCTTAGCCCTTGGACCTTTAGTGGCAAGGTACAGGAAGGCAGTTGTTTCCCTTCCCGGTGGATGTGCAATAGGCTTAAGACCGGTAGATCTACACTTAAAAGGCCTTGAAAGGCTGGGAGCAAGAATAGAGGTTAAACACGGCTACGTAATAGCTGAAGCTCCAAAGGGCCTAAAGGGAAACGAAATAACCTTTGACTTTCCAACGGTTGGTGGAACTGAAAACGTAATGATGGCAGCAACCCTTGCTAAAGGGAAGACTGTAATAAGGAACGCTGCGAAGGAACCGGAAATCGTTGACCTTGCAAGGGCTCTAAAGGCTATGGGGGTTAAAATAGAGGGGGAGGGAACAGATACGATAGAAGTTGTCGGTCAAGAGGAACTCCACCCTGCAACTTACAGAGTAATGGCTGACAGGATAGAGGCTGGAACTTTCGTTGCGGCAGTTGGAGCAGTTGGAGGAGAAGTAGAAATAGAAGAGTTCCCCTACGAAAGTCTAACGGCTGTAATTGAAAAGTTTTTGGAATCTGGACTCAGCATTGAAAAGTTAAGCGATAGAAAGGTAAAAGTGAAAAAAACCGGTAGTTTGAAGGGAACCGATGTTACAACGGCTCCTTACCCTGGATTTCCAACCGATATGCAGGCACAGTTTATGGCTGCAATGTGCCTAGCTGAAGGGGTTTCTGTTATAAAGGAGACCATTTTTGAAAATAGATTTATGCACGCTTTAGAGCTAAAGCGCTTAGGGGCAGATCTGAAGATTGACGGGAACACTGTAGTAGTAAAGGGAGTTAAGAAACTATCCGGGGCAAAAGTAACGGCAACGGACCTAAGGGCAAGTGCCTCATTGGTAATTGCAGGGCTAGCAGCTGAAAATACAACGGAAGTTTATAGAATTTACCACCTTGACAGGGGCTACGAGAGGATGGAAGAGAAACTAAAGGCCCTTGGTGCAGAAATAGAAAGGGTAAAGAGTGAGCTTAAATACTAG
- a CDS encoding HD domain-containing protein, whose protein sequence is MREVEFPTYRELLKDKRILYYIERADYFLERMGYTDHGIKHVGWVAQKARELLLAITGDRRLAELAGVAGLLHDIGHVVGRHDHAQSGALLAYQLLKGRGYLDDDLTEITFAIGNHEEGTGEPATEVAAALVIADKSHVHRTRVRSSKTIYEDIHDRVNYAVLYSNLLVDKKEKVLRLVLKIDTEISDLLDYFSIFQPRMEMCRRATQVLGYRFRIRINDTDL, encoded by the coding sequence ATGAGAGAGGTAGAGTTTCCAACCTACAGGGAGCTCCTTAAGGACAAGAGAATCCTCTACTACATAGAAAGGGCCGATTACTTTTTAGAGAGAATGGGGTACACTGACCACGGTATAAAACACGTAGGCTGGGTAGCTCAGAAGGCCAGGGAACTACTTCTAGCCATAACTGGTGATAGGCGTTTAGCAGAGCTTGCCGGGGTTGCCGGGCTTTTGCACGACATCGGTCACGTTGTTGGCCGCCACGACCACGCCCAGAGCGGAGCCCTCCTTGCATACCAGCTCTTAAAGGGAAGGGGCTACCTGGACGACGACTTAACGGAGATAACATTTGCAATTGGAAACCACGAAGAAGGAACAGGAGAGCCTGCGACAGAAGTTGCAGCTGCTTTGGTTATTGCCGATAAGTCCCACGTTCACAGAACTAGAGTGAGGAGCTCCAAGACGATATACGAGGATATTCACGACAGGGTCAACTACGCCGTCCTTTACTCAAACCTTTTGGTTGATAAGAAAGAAAAGGTTCTAAGGCTGGTTCTAAAGATAGATACTGAAATTTCAGACCTGCTGGACTACTTTTCTATATTCCAGCCTAGGATGGAGATGTGCCGTAGGGCTACTCAGGTTCTAGGCTACCGCTTTAGAATCAGGATTAACGACACCGACCTTTAG
- the hisG gene encoding ATP phosphoribosyltransferase: MERITFALPKGRLLKESVEFLKKAGVDASETLKETRKLIFESGKYRFLLVKPMDVPTYVFYGAADLGIAGKDVIKEKGFDLYEPLDLRFGECRLSVAEPVNISEPYDLEKLSFIRVATKYPKITDRYFRSKGIHPEIIILYGSVELAPLVGLSDRIVDLVQTGTTLRENGLREVDTILNSTARLIVNRASLKTKYSEIKPIIDSLKSAISQR; this comes from the coding sequence ATGGAAAGGATAACCTTTGCCCTTCCAAAGGGAAGATTACTAAAGGAGAGCGTAGAGTTTTTAAAAAAGGCGGGAGTTGACGCATCCGAAACCCTTAAAGAAACTAGGAAACTGATATTTGAAAGTGGAAAGTACAGATTTCTACTCGTTAAACCTATGGATGTCCCCACCTACGTCTTTTACGGAGCTGCAGACTTAGGGATTGCAGGAAAGGATGTAATAAAAGAAAAGGGATTTGACCTCTACGAGCCCCTTGACTTAAGGTTTGGGGAGTGTAGGTTAAGCGTAGCCGAACCGGTTAACATCAGCGAACCTTACGACCTTGAAAAGCTCTCTTTCATAAGGGTTGCCACAAAGTATCCTAAAATTACTGATAGGTACTTTAGGAGTAAAGGAATTCACCCTGAAATCATTATACTTTACGGATCCGTTGAGCTTGCGCCGCTGGTAGGACTCTCAGACAGAATCGTTGACCTGGTTCAAACGGGAACGACTTTAAGGGAGAACGGACTAAGGGAGGTAGACACGATCCTGAACTCTACTGCAAGGCTAATAGTAAACAGGGCTAGCCTCAAAACAAAGTACAGTGAGATAAAGCCGATAATAGACTCACTCAAATCTGCAATTAGTCAAAGATAA